A genomic window from Candidatus Obscuribacterales bacterium includes:
- a CDS encoding elongation factor G produces the protein MTNSLTHTRNVAFVGPNHAGKTSLIEAILHSTGAITRRGKIADGTMTMDHEPEAIARQISTSTSFARFTYKDITFNVLDCPGFVDFVEEAKLALLGCDTAVFVVEPDPQKLIQMDSLLHFAEELGLACLVFVNKMDKPDIDFHETLDALNAMTGVKTLHPMTALEYPISDASGITGYEDVLKMEAYKFGAQGKAEKMPAPDALITEVENAHEKLIENLADTDDAVLELVMDGKEPPVDLLQKDLKKAVREGKCVPILVGSAHTDAGVFALLDTLVDVCPSPAERQYKDKNGKVIAVSENGPVIAQVIKTYIHPQFGKLSLTRVISGTISGDAHLVDSSRSGAKEERIGGLYWLLGKKQETMPSAPAGSIVAIARLESAHTGDTIVAGKDSTVMFAPPAPPPLYSLAITPKTHGDEAKLSTLLAKIIEEDPTIKVDRDPDTNEYCIYGQGEVHLTLTRQRLERKYHLELESKRPLIAYKETIQSKVEAHGRHKKQSGGRGQFGEVYLRLEPQERSSGVKFSESIVGGAIPRQYIPGVEKGVMEALQRGPLANFPVVDISVNLFDGSFHDVDSDEMSFKMAAIVAMREGLQKSHPIILEPIAEVKVVVPSAHTSGVLSQITGRRGHILGYGPSGTRAGWDEVSAHVPQGELWDYIIELRTLSHGLGYYTWQFDHLSPVPVQLSQELISQAAATHDHSHG, from the coding sequence ATGACAAATTCTCTTACGCATACACGCAACGTTGCTTTTGTCGGACCGAATCATGCCGGCAAAACAAGTTTGATAGAGGCAATTCTTCACTCCACAGGTGCAATTACACGACGAGGGAAAATCGCTGATGGCACCATGACGATGGATCATGAGCCGGAAGCAATTGCCAGACAAATTTCCACTTCGACATCATTTGCGCGATTTACTTATAAGGACATCACATTCAATGTGCTCGATTGTCCGGGCTTCGTTGATTTTGTCGAGGAAGCCAAACTTGCTTTGCTTGGCTGTGATACCGCTGTCTTTGTGGTCGAACCTGATCCGCAAAAGCTAATTCAAATGGATTCGCTTTTGCATTTTGCCGAAGAATTGGGGCTCGCTTGTCTTGTCTTTGTAAATAAGATGGATAAGCCGGACATTGATTTTCACGAGACGTTAGATGCTTTGAATGCAATGACAGGTGTTAAGACATTGCATCCGATGACGGCTTTGGAGTATCCCATTTCTGATGCATCCGGCATTACAGGCTACGAAGATGTGTTGAAAATGGAAGCCTATAAATTTGGCGCTCAGGGCAAAGCAGAAAAAATGCCGGCTCCTGATGCGCTAATAACGGAAGTAGAAAATGCCCATGAGAAACTCATTGAGAATTTAGCGGATACGGATGATGCTGTTTTGGAATTGGTCATGGATGGCAAAGAGCCTCCTGTTGATCTATTGCAAAAAGATTTGAAAAAAGCTGTGCGTGAAGGTAAGTGCGTGCCTATTCTTGTTGGGTCAGCGCACACGGATGCCGGTGTATTTGCGCTGCTTGATACGCTTGTTGATGTTTGTCCTTCGCCTGCTGAGCGCCAATACAAAGACAAAAATGGCAAAGTGATAGCAGTGTCGGAGAATGGTCCTGTAATTGCACAAGTCATAAAGACTTACATTCATCCACAATTCGGTAAGCTGTCGCTGACACGAGTTATTTCAGGGACAATTTCAGGTGATGCGCATCTCGTTGACTCTTCTCGATCGGGAGCCAAGGAAGAACGCATTGGTGGCTTGTATTGGTTGCTTGGGAAAAAGCAAGAGACAATGCCTTCGGCTCCTGCTGGTTCTATAGTGGCGATTGCCCGATTGGAGAGTGCGCACACGGGTGATACTATCGTTGCCGGCAAAGATTCAACGGTGATGTTTGCGCCACCGGCACCACCGCCTTTGTATTCGCTGGCGATAACTCCAAAAACACATGGCGATGAAGCAAAGCTTTCTACATTGCTGGCAAAAATTATTGAGGAAGATCCGACTATCAAAGTTGATCGTGATCCTGACACTAATGAGTACTGCATTTATGGTCAGGGAGAAGTGCATCTAACGCTGACCAGGCAACGACTCGAGCGTAAGTATCATTTAGAACTTGAGTCAAAACGTCCTTTGATTGCTTACAAAGAAACCATCCAAAGCAAAGTAGAAGCGCATGGGCGTCACAAAAAGCAAAGCGGCGGACGTGGTCAATTTGGTGAAGTCTATCTGCGTTTGGAGCCACAGGAAAGAAGCAGTGGTGTCAAATTCAGCGAGTCCATCGTTGGTGGTGCAATACCGAGGCAGTACATTCCCGGCGTGGAAAAGGGAGTCATGGAGGCGCTTCAGCGCGGACCGCTCGCTAATTTCCCTGTAGTAGATATTTCGGTGAATCTATTTGATGGTTCATTCCATGATGTGGACAGCGATGAAATGTCCTTCAAGATGGCTGCAATTGTTGCCATGCGCGAAGGTTTGCAAAAGTCTCATCCGATTATTCTTGAGCCGATTGCCGAGGTGAAGGTCGTTGTGCCTTCAGCTCATACATCAGGTGTGCTCAGCCAAATTACTGGTCGCCGCGGACACATTTTGGGATACGGACCAAGCGGGACACGCGCCGGTTGGGACGAAGTCTCCGCGCATGTACCGCAAGGTGAGCTGTGGGATTACATAATTGAATTGCGAACTCTCAGCCACGGTCTGGGCTATTACACCTGGCAATTTGATCACCTCTCCCCTGTACCAGTGCAATTGAGCCAAGAGCTTATCTCCCAAGCCGCCGCCACCCACGATCACAGCCACGGGTAA
- the rpsU gene encoding 30S ribosomal protein S21 yields the protein MSEVRVAEGESIETALKRFKKKIQKAGILSEIKRRERYEKPSVKRKRKAEAARKRRA from the coding sequence TTGTCCGAGGTTAGAGTCGCAGAAGGCGAAAGCATAGAAACAGCGCTGAAGCGTTTCAAGAAGAAGATCCAGAAAGCTGGCATCTTGTCTGAAATTAAGCGCCGCGAACGCTATGAAAAGCCGAGCGTAAAGCGCAAGCGCAAGGCCGAAGCAGCTCGTAAGCGCCGCGCCTAA
- a CDS encoding VOC family protein, whose translation MLTKIHHAAIICSDYAQSKDFYCRVLKFPIIKETYRAERDSYKLDLKVGEHNQIELFSFPSPPKRLTRPEACGLRHLAFEVESVDKYRTHLEEHGIKCEPIRIDEITNKKFFFFFDPDGLPLEVYEQ comes from the coding sequence ATGCTGACCAAAATTCATCATGCAGCCATTATTTGCTCGGATTACGCACAGTCCAAAGACTTTTACTGTCGAGTTCTCAAGTTCCCCATAATCAAAGAGACTTACCGCGCCGAAAGAGACTCCTACAAGCTGGACTTAAAAGTAGGAGAACACAACCAGATTGAACTCTTCTCCTTCCCGTCTCCTCCGAAGCGTCTTACAAGACCCGAAGCCTGTGGATTAAGGCACCTGGCTTTCGAAGTGGAAAGTGTAGATAAGTACCGAACGCATTTGGAAGAACATGGAATCAAATGCGAACCAATTCGTATCGATGAAATCACCAACAAGAAATTCTTCTTCTTTTTTGATCCTGACGGACTGCCTTTGGAAGTTTACGAGCAATGA